Proteins from one Flavobacterium sp. N2038 genomic window:
- the katG gene encoding catalase/peroxidase HPI translates to MSDSNESKCPYHNGQMKETAGTGTSNKDWWPNRLNLNILRQQSSLSDPMEKGFNYAAAFKTLDLKEVKKDLFDLMKNSQDWWPADYGHYGPLFIRMAWHSAGTYRISDGRGGASSGSQRFAPLNSWPDNGNLDKARFLLWPIKQKYGNKISWADLMILTGNCALESMGFKTFGFAGGREDIWEPEQDINWGNEKEWLATSDKANSRYSGDRDLENPLAAVQMGLIYVNPEGPDGNPDPLGSGRDIRETFARMAMNDEETVALTAGGHTFGKAHGAGDAALVGAEPEGASIEQMGLGWKSSFGTGVGGDAITSGLEGAWKPNPTTWDNGYFQTLFKYDWKLTKSPAGAHQWTPTDESAATIVEDAHDPTKRHAPMMTTADMAMKMDPIYEPISRDYMQNFDKFADAFARAWYKLTHRDMGPITRYLGPEVPSEVLIWQDPIPAGKSELSNSDIAVLKEKILSSGLSIPQLVHAAWASASTFRGSDKRGGANGARIRFEPQISWEVNSSNQLKEVLKTLEAIQNEFANSGKTVSIADLIVLGGSAAIEKAASKAGLNIEAPFTQGRGDATLEQTDVHSFEALEPKADGFRNYKSAKTSAITEELLVDKAQLLNLTVPEMTVLVGGLRVLNANYDGSKHGVLTANAETLTNDFFVNLLDLGTTWKAINETGETFEGRNRTTGEVKWTATRADLIFGSNSELRAIAEVYGSNDAKEKFVKDFVAAWTKVMNLDRFDLLK, encoded by the coding sequence ATGAGTGATTCAAACGAAAGTAAATGTCCTTATCACAACGGACAAATGAAAGAAACTGCTGGTACAGGAACATCTAATAAAGATTGGTGGCCAAATCGTTTAAACTTAAACATATTGCGTCAACAGTCTAGCTTGTCAGATCCTATGGAAAAAGGTTTTAATTATGCTGCTGCGTTTAAGACTTTAGACCTAAAAGAAGTCAAAAAAGATCTTTTTGATTTAATGAAAAACTCTCAGGATTGGTGGCCGGCTGATTATGGTCATTATGGTCCTTTGTTTATTCGTATGGCGTGGCACAGTGCAGGAACTTATCGTATATCTGACGGTCGTGGAGGCGCGAGTTCAGGCAGTCAACGTTTTGCACCTCTAAACAGCTGGCCGGATAATGGTAATTTAGATAAAGCACGTTTTTTACTTTGGCCAATTAAGCAAAAATATGGAAACAAAATTTCGTGGGCCGATTTGATGATCTTAACAGGTAACTGCGCTTTAGAATCTATGGGATTCAAAACTTTTGGATTTGCAGGAGGTAGAGAAGATATTTGGGAACCTGAGCAAGATATTAATTGGGGTAATGAAAAAGAATGGTTAGCTACTAGCGACAAAGCTAATAGCAGGTATTCTGGCGATAGAGACTTAGAGAACCCTCTTGCTGCCGTGCAAATGGGATTAATATATGTTAACCCGGAAGGTCCAGACGGAAATCCGGATCCGCTAGGTTCAGGTAGAGATATCAGAGAGACTTTTGCCCGTATGGCAATGAATGATGAAGAAACCGTAGCTTTAACAGCAGGTGGACATACTTTTGGAAAGGCGCATGGAGCCGGTGACGCAGCCTTGGTAGGAGCAGAGCCGGAAGGTGCAAGCATTGAGCAAATGGGGTTAGGATGGAAAAGTAGTTTTGGTACCGGAGTAGGTGGAGACGCTATTACAAGTGGTCTTGAAGGCGCGTGGAAACCAAATCCAACAACTTGGGATAATGGCTATTTTCAGACATTATTTAAATATGATTGGAAATTGACTAAAAGCCCTGCAGGAGCACATCAATGGACACCAACCGATGAAAGTGCTGCAACAATCGTAGAAGATGCACATGATCCAACAAAAAGACATGCTCCTATGATGACAACGGCGGATATGGCAATGAAAATGGATCCTATCTATGAGCCAATTTCGAGAGACTATATGCAAAATTTTGACAAATTTGCTGACGCTTTTGCCAGAGCATGGTACAAACTGACTCACAGGGATATGGGGCCAATTACCCGTTATTTAGGGCCTGAAGTTCCAAGCGAAGTGTTGATCTGGCAAGATCCGATTCCTGCAGGTAAAAGTGAATTAAGTAATAGCGATATTGCTGTTTTGAAAGAGAAAATCCTTTCAAGCGGTCTTTCGATCCCACAATTAGTACATGCTGCCTGGGCGTCAGCTTCTACATTCCGTGGTTCTGATAAACGCGGAGGAGCTAATGGCGCTCGTATTCGTTTTGAACCCCAAATTAGCTGGGAAGTCAATTCTTCAAATCAATTAAAAGAAGTATTAAAAACTTTAGAAGCTATACAAAATGAATTTGCCAATTCTGGGAAAACAGTTTCTATAGCAGATTTAATTGTTTTAGGAGGATCAGCAGCGATCGAGAAAGCGGCATCAAAAGCAGGATTAAATATAGAAGCTCCTTTTACACAAGGAAGAGGAGATGCAACTTTAGAACAAACAGATGTACATTCGTTTGAAGCATTAGAGCCAAAAGCAGATGGATTTAGAAACTATAAAAGTGCCAAAACGAGCGCAATAACAGAAGAACTTTTGGTAGACAAGGCACAATTATTAAATCTTACCGTACCTGAAATGACAGTCTTGGTTGGAGGTTTAAGAGTATTGAATGCCAATTACGACGGTTCTAAACATGGTGTGCTTACTGCAAATGCAGAAACATTAACTAATGATTTCTTTGTTAACTTATTAGATTTAGGTACTACCTGGAAAGCGATTAACGAAACCGGAGAAACTTTTGAAGGACGTAATCGTACAACCGGAGAAGTAAAATGGACAGCAACCCGTGCAGATCTTATCTTTGGTTCTAATTCTGAACTTCGTGCTATAGCAGAGGTTTACGGAAGTAATGATGCTAAAGAAAAGTTTGTAAAAGATTTCGTTGCAGCATGGACCAAAGTAATGAATCTGGACCGATTCGATTTACTTAAATAG
- a CDS encoding ABC transporter substrate-binding protein — translation MKQIRDQLGTLHSFEAAPKRIISLVPSQTELLYDLGLEEKIIGITKFCVHPYHLKSTKKIVGGTKKIHFEKIKLLEPDIIICNKEENTAEIVEQLSEICPVWVTNIVSIEDNFQMISDFGQLFNCRTEAQKWNDKLTFALSDFKKYIQDSEVKKAAYFIWKNPYMVAGNDTYINELLKLNHFKNIYEDKGRYPEIELKKMRLEGDPDIVFLSSEPYPFKEEDAFEIGRFTHHAKTVFVDGEMFSWHGSRLLKAFPYFKLLHERLKN, via the coding sequence ATGAAACAAATTAGAGACCAATTGGGTACTTTGCATTCTTTTGAAGCTGCTCCAAAGCGTATTATTTCGTTAGTTCCCTCTCAAACAGAATTGCTTTATGATTTAGGTTTAGAAGAAAAAATCATCGGAATCACAAAATTCTGTGTTCATCCATATCATTTAAAATCTACCAAAAAGATTGTCGGCGGAACAAAGAAAATCCACTTCGAAAAAATCAAGTTATTAGAGCCTGATATTATTATTTGCAATAAAGAAGAAAACACAGCAGAAATTGTTGAACAGTTAAGTGAAATCTGCCCGGTTTGGGTGACGAATATTGTTTCTATTGAAGATAATTTTCAGATGATTTCAGATTTCGGACAATTATTCAACTGTAGAACCGAAGCACAAAAGTGGAATGATAAATTGACTTTTGCTTTAAGTGATTTCAAAAAATATATTCAGGATTCTGAGGTAAAAAAAGCAGCCTACTTTATTTGGAAAAATCCCTATATGGTTGCAGGAAATGATACCTATATAAATGAGTTATTAAAACTCAATCATTTTAAAAATATTTACGAAGATAAAGGCCGTTATCCTGAAATCGAACTTAAAAAAATGCGTTTGGAAGGCGATCCGGATATTGTTTTTCTTTCTTCTGAACCGTATCCTTTTAAAGAAGAAGACGCCTTCGAAATAGGAAGATTTACCCATCACGCCAAAACCGTATTTGTAGACGGCGAAATGTTCTCCTGGCACGGCAGCCGTTTATTAAAAGCTTTTCCTTATTTTAAATTGCTTCATGAAAGGTTGAAAAACTAG
- the pyrF gene encoding orotidine-5'-phosphate decarboxylase, translating into MTTQQLHEQILQKKSFLCVGLDPDLTKIPAHLLETEDPIFEFNKAIIDATHDLTVGYKPNTAFFEAYGIKGWMSLQKTINYINENYPEMFTIADAKRGDIGNTSSMYAKAFFEDLNFDSVTVAPYMGKDSVEPFLAFENKHTIMLALTSNEGAFDFQTLTTNGKELYKQVLETSKTWKNSENLMYVVGATKAEYFADIRKIVPDSFLLVPGIGAQGGSLSEVCKYGMNDKVGLLVNSARAIIYASKGTDFAEKAREEALSVQKEMAEIIDSKFQV; encoded by the coding sequence ATGACAACACAACAACTACACGAACAAATTCTTCAAAAAAAATCATTTTTATGCGTGGGCTTAGATCCTGATCTAACTAAGATTCCGGCTCATTTATTAGAAACCGAAGATCCTATTTTTGAGTTCAATAAAGCCATAATTGATGCAACGCATGATTTAACGGTTGGGTACAAACCAAATACGGCATTTTTTGAAGCTTATGGTATAAAAGGATGGATGTCTTTGCAAAAGACAATTAATTACATCAACGAAAATTATCCTGAAATGTTTACAATTGCCGATGCAAAACGTGGAGATATCGGAAATACTTCAAGTATGTATGCAAAAGCTTTCTTTGAAGATTTGAATTTTGATAGTGTTACGGTTGCTCCTTATATGGGGAAAGATTCGGTTGAGCCTTTTCTTGCTTTCGAAAATAAACATACCATAATGTTGGCTTTAACTTCAAATGAAGGAGCATTCGATTTTCAGACGTTAACTACAAACGGAAAAGAGCTTTATAAACAAGTTTTGGAAACTTCTAAAACGTGGAAAAACAGTGAAAATTTAATGTATGTAGTAGGCGCGACAAAAGCAGAATATTTTGCTGATATCAGAAAAATTGTTCCGGATAGTTTCTTACTTGTTCCCGGAATTGGTGCTCAGGGCGGAAGCTTGTCTGAAGTATGTAAATACGGAATGAATGATAAAGTTGGCTTGTTGGTAAACTCTGCCAGAGCAATTATATATGCCTCAAAAGGAACTGATTTTGCTGAAAAAGCAAGAGAAGAAGCTTTGTCAGTTCAGAAAGAAATGGCAGAAATTATTGATTCTAAGTTTCAAGTTTAA
- a CDS encoding Dps family protein, with protein MSPNIGISTSNLKKSTSILATILSNEMTLYVKTRKFHWNISGNSFMELHKLFEEQYRILEAQIDEVAERISQLGEKTIGTMKEFIENSTLKESPKEYASQKHMLEELLENHEQLIMEFRNYIPVFENETNDAGSADFVTGLLQEHEKMAWVLRRYQV; from the coding sequence ATGAGCCCAAACATTGGAATTTCGACTTCAAATTTAAAAAAGAGTACAAGTATATTAGCCACGATTTTATCAAACGAAATGACACTTTATGTGAAAACCAGAAAATTTCACTGGAACATTTCAGGCAACAGTTTTATGGAATTGCATAAGTTGTTTGAAGAACAATATCGTATTCTGGAAGCACAAATTGATGAAGTTGCAGAAAGAATAAGTCAGCTTGGCGAAAAAACGATTGGAACAATGAAGGAATTTATCGAAAATTCTACTCTTAAGGAATCTCCAAAAGAATATGCTTCACAAAAACATATGCTCGAGGAATTACTGGAAAACCACGAACAACTGATCATGGAGTTTAGAAACTATATTCCGGTTTTTGAGAATGAAACAAACGATGCCGGTTCTGCCGATTTTGTAACAGGTTTGCTACAGGAACATGAAAAAATGGCCTGGGTATTAAGACGCTATCAAGTTTAA
- a CDS encoding helix-turn-helix domain-containing protein produces the protein MKLFIKFDINTICSLFLKHNLDQHNVNFTSLGFGEIEINDNLDADAIEVLKSKLSPCGFEIVENQKSVLVQKIKDAIIELVFMEDNNNYKSSVFLAEKLNHSYGYLSNVFSEVTYSSIENFIILQKIERAKQLIIINEMSLTEIAFLLNYSSVAHLSTQFKNTTGITPSAFQRIIKKRRENLK, from the coding sequence ATGAAACTATTTATAAAGTTTGATATCAATACCATATGTTCACTTTTCTTAAAACACAATCTTGATCAGCATAATGTAAATTTTACTAGTCTGGGATTTGGCGAAATTGAGATTAATGATAATCTTGATGCAGATGCAATAGAAGTTTTAAAAAGTAAATTAAGCCCTTGTGGTTTTGAGATTGTTGAAAATCAAAAAAGTGTTTTAGTACAAAAAATAAAGGATGCAATTATAGAACTTGTTTTTATGGAAGACAATAATAACTATAAAAGCTCCGTTTTTCTGGCTGAAAAACTAAATCACAGTTACGGTTATTTATCCAATGTTTTTTCTGAAGTAACCTATTCTTCTATTGAAAATTTCATCATTTTACAGAAAATTGAAAGAGCCAAACAATTGATTATCATTAATGAAATGAGTTTGACTGAGATTGCTTTTTTACTCAATTATTCGAGTGTAGCCCATTTGAGCACACAATTTAAAAATACGACCGGAATTACGCCCTCAGCTTTTCAGAGAATCATAAAGAAGAGACGAGAAAATTTAAAATAA
- a CDS encoding response regulator, with product MQKNALYILLADDDEDDRLFFKDAFEEIKIQTNVDFVHDGMQLMDHLNDPENELPDILFLDLNMPKKTGKECLIEIKKTDRLKDIIIAIYSTSSSEEDIEDTFIQGANIYIKKPSDFNTLKKLINEVATVNWHYHTSGLNRDNFLLRLK from the coding sequence ATGCAAAAAAACGCATTATATATTTTATTAGCAGATGATGACGAAGATGATCGTCTTTTTTTTAAAGATGCATTTGAAGAAATCAAAATACAGACTAATGTAGATTTTGTTCATGACGGAATGCAATTAATGGATCACTTAAATGATCCGGAGAATGAACTTCCTGATATTTTATTTCTGGATTTAAATATGCCCAAAAAAACAGGTAAAGAATGTCTGATCGAAATAAAAAAAACAGATCGCCTGAAAGATATTATTATCGCCATCTACTCTACTTCTTCATCTGAGGAAGATATTGAAGATACTTTTATTCAGGGTGCTAATATTTACATCAAAAAACCAAGTGATTTTAATACACTCAAAAAATTAATTAATGAAGTTGCAACTGTCAACTGGCACTATCATACCTCCGGGTTAAATCGTGATAATTTTCTGCTGCGACTCAAATAA